GTTTGCATGCATTTTATGGGACCTTGAGTCCTTCACTTTAAGCACCTTAAGTTGGTCGCGCTTTGTGAGGTTACATTGCCCATCTTTACTGTGACGTAATAGTCACTTATTCCCCCGCGCTTTACGGCCTTCTAGAATTTTCCTTGCCACGAGGTAGACGCTTGTTGCGCTTTGCTTATTAGGGAGGATTCTGCGCGACTGCAGAAATTATAGCTTATAGGTTTTACTATTTTCTGGTTATATTACTAAATGATTATCAGGTAGGAATTCTAGAATTGAAATGATTATGTTTATCCATATATTGTCCGATAGGTTGTGAGGATTGCTGTATTTTTGTTGTATCGAATACGTCTGTcacttattgtttttatttgtattatagcATACTTATGGCTGTTttttgagtccttgtcaaaaacagtcaatttaTCACTAACACTAACGCCGACACTAACCCTAACACTGTTATCACTGACGTCAACATTAGATGTGTTTAAACAAGATAATAAAGTTTCTTTCAACACAAGTCTACGGAATTGTTGGTGTAAAGGTTGCAGTGTGTGTTGGTCAGTTGGTGCATAGATTGAAGACATTATTTGGGGATCCAAGGGACAGGACGCGTCTCCAGTTACCCTGTATCTTTGAGTCGCAGTGGGACACATTAGGTACCGTACCCTACGCGTACTTATCCCACATCGAAATAAATTGACTAGGCTAATGGCTTTAAATGATGAAATTCTTCAATCTGCTGTGTCTCACACCAGCACAGCATTGGAAATCCAGACACTGGAAACAATTCGACTCTTTCATGATCGAAACATCACTACATTACTTACCAGTCTTGATAGACTGATGAATATTCCAAATAATCGAAAAAATGTAGTTGCTGCAAAAGATAGACTGGATAATGCAGTGGCGACTTGGGAGGaatatttgaacaattacaTTACTTCGCATTCAGCAACAACAGAATCTGATGCCATGAATATTCAAAACGCTTCACAGTATTTAACTCAGCTAAATGATATGAAAAATTCATGTAATATGAAATATCAACATTATCAACAAGAATGCCTTGCTAGTGATCAATCCCAAGCAAGTTCCAGAAAATCAAAACGTTCACATTCAAAGACCGGTAGCACAACTTCTTCCACAAAAGCAAAGTTGCTGGAGCTGGAGGCAGCTGAAGAATTAGAAGAGGCACAAATTGCTAAACTTGAAGCAGAAAGAAGGGAGAGAAAAGCACTTTATAAACAACAAAGAGCGAAGATCATAGCAGCCAGTAGCACAAAATCCTCAAGAAGTTCATTGATCGAAGTACAAGCTCTTGATGAAACACTGTTTGAACCACCCCCAGCGTTGAATTTGCGAAATTATGTTCCCGAATATCCCTGTAACGTCATGCAACCTTCTGTTCAAGTTTCAACAGGAGGTGGAATAACTGGAATTCTCAGCTCAGCAATTGACACTTCTACAGGTATGGCCATTACAATGCCTTCTGCTAGTATAACTGAGCTTACATTGTGTAATTCGACTCCTGTTATCAGTAGGAGCCAACAGCTGCATAGAATTATAAATACCACTGGCACCTTACCAGTTGTATCTTCAGCTGTACACTATAATTTtgcaccattgcaaaatttgccTTCTGTGACAACCCCAGGTATCTCTATGGGGCCGGCGTTATCATACCAAACTGCAAGAAGGAATTTGTCATATCCCACCGTCTCATCAAGTTACCATGATAATACGTTACCTGCATATCCCCCAATGGGGACGGCATCTACAGGCACATCATTTTCGTATCCTGCTATTTGTGAACCAACTTTTACCTACCCACAAATTTTTCGCCCTGCGACTTATCCTGAGCCCCTTCCTACCTTGCCTACCCGACCCATTATGTCATCAATGGCCAGAGATGACTGTTGGATGCCACCGCCTTTAAGGTCCTATCTTCCTCCTAGTCCTGTACTACCACCAGTAATTTTAAGACCTGATCCTCACACTTCAGTACTCCCGGAATATCCATCTCAACAATTGGATCATAATTATCCCAGCAGAGATGATTTGTATGTTTTGGCAAACACCATGAAACAAGGCTTCACACTGCCTAAACTTGACCCCATAACTTTTGATGGTGACCCAAAAAGCTATCATGCATTCATGCGTGGATTTGACAACATCATTGGTCATCACGCCTATGAACCTGCGGTGAAATTAGCTCAACTTATACAGATGTGCACTGGTGAGGCCAAGGATGCTATTAAGCATCTTGTAATTGTTGATTCTCCAAGCGAAGGATATCAAGCAGCACGAGACACCTTACTGTATCGATTTGGAAATCGTACACTAGTCATTGACGCTCACATCCGCTACTGACAGAAGGACCTAGAATAAGAGCCAATGATACTAAAGCACTGTGTCGACCCGCGTCACAGATGAGAAACTGTTTTATTATTCTGACACAGTGGAAAGCTGAACAAATGCTGGATGCACAAGCTTATCTCAAGGATATATTTCGTCGTCGGCCACCAACATTACAAGCAGATTATGTACATGACACTTCTTGGAAGAATCATCCGATTCCTTCATTCACTCATTTATTGGAATTTGTTGAACTGAGAGCCCATCTCAGTAATAATTTTTATGGACGTTTAATGGCAGAAAATGACAACAAGCCCAGGgcagtacaaaattttaaacctCGCTTTGGGAAAATGTCTGCCTATTCTACAATCAGTTCTTCAACATCACAGAAGAGGAATTCATCACCTGCTTACAGACCAACACATCACAATGGAAGACAACAAGCTCATGGTGCTAGCCAAAAGCACCCACAAACTTTATGTTTATGTTGCAAGAACGATCACCCTTTATATCGTTGCGCAACATTCAAACAATATGACCTGCAACATCGTCGTGATTTCATTCGAGAGAACAATTTATGCTTCGACTGCATGAGATCCGGACACATCGTCAAGGAATGTCCGTCTCAGAAACGTTGCCAAGCTGATGGGTGTACACGGAAGCACCACACACTACTTCATCAGAATGAAATGCCAACCAGGCCACGATCACCTGTGACCGGAAATATACCCACGGACACTAATAGTAAGGTCAATTCAACAAATGTAAGTTCTTATTTTGCCAATGTTGTCAACTTTTGTGATACTGATTGTTTTGTAAGGCTCATGGTTGTCCCTGTTGAGGTAGAAGTTTGTGATTCGAACCATAAGTCATTGACATATGCCTTCCTAGATTATGGGGCAACTAGATCCTTGTGTTCCACTAAATTAGCTAGGGATTTGGCTCTCAATGGTGAGCCAGAGAGATGTACAATACGGACTGCCACTGGTCCAAAACTTCATGATGGCATGAAAGTTTCATTTACTATTAGGGGTGTCCATGAACCCCAGACCGTTGATGTTCACCATGCCCTGACCTTTGACTCGATACCCGATGTACGAGATTCAATACCAAACACTGAGGCCACACAGCGTTATCCTCACCTACGGGACCTAGATTTTCCCCTATTGGATAAACCGATCGATTTGCTTATTGGGGCTGATGTCCTGGGTCGTTACCCAATTACCGAAACCCGGGTGGGTGCAGCTGGATCCCCCACTGCATTACACACCATCCTAGGTTGGGCCCTTACTGGCCCAGATGTAAGCATTGCAGAGACCAATGCAGAggtcaattatttgaatactaTACACCCAATTGATTGTAATTTTACTGATTTTTCTAGTTTTAATGAACCTATTTGTCATATGTGTGCTCATGATTTTGCTGATGTCAATGCTAACCCATGTATTACTCAGCCATCCCAAGATGATAGAAGGGCACTTGATTTTATGAACCAAACTGTGACCAAGGTTGATGGTCGGTTTCAAATTGGACTTTCATGGAAGTCAGACACTGTTAGCCTTCCCTATAACCGTAATATCGCTGAGAAGCGACTAACGTATTTGGAACGTAAATTCATGGGGGACCCTGaattatttcagaaatataGAGATAAAATTGAGGGTTATATTCAGAATGGTTACGCCGAAGTAATCCCATCACATGCACTCACACCCACAAATAAAACATAGTACATTCCACATCATGCCACACACCAATCTAAATTTCGAGTTGTTTTTGACAGTTCTGCTGAGTGTAAAGGAACttcattgaataaaaatttgcttTCTGGTCCTGACAACAACAACATGCTAACAGGAGTGCTCATTCGATTCAGGCAAGAATTGACTGCATTTGTTTGTGACATAAAAGAAATGTTCCACAGAATTAAAGTTTCACCTGAGGACGCAGATGCTCAGCGGTTCCTATGGTGGAAGGACCATAATTTGGATAGTGTTCCCATTGACTTTAAAATGTTGTCCCACaactttgggaacacttcatcACCTTCTGTTGCCACATTTGCGCTACACAAAGTAGCCACAGACAATCTGTCGAATGCAGATGAAATGACAGTACGCACCGTTATGCGCAATTTTTACGTCGATGATGGACTGAAATCTGTCGATGATCCATCAGATGCTGTAAGACTAATCAAACAGCTCACTGAATTGTTGGCAACTGGAGGATTTCACCTCACCAAATTTATGAGCAATGATATCAATGTTCTGCAATCAGTTCCAGAAAGTGATCGTGCTCCTGCAATCAAAGACCTCAATCTTGAAAGTAATTCACTCAGTCGCACCCTAGGTGTACAATGGAACATGCACACTGATGAATTTGTAGTATACGTCAACATTGAACCAAAGGCGCTCACTCGAAGAGGCATTCTTTCAATGGTGAGTCAAATCTTTGATCCTTTGGGTTTTGTTCAACCATTCATCTTACCTGCCAAGCGAATTCTGCAGGATCTTTGTATTGAAGGATACTCATGGGATGACCCCATTACTGGTTTACTAAAGGACCGTTGGGAAAATTGGATCGATAAATTACATGCATTGAATGGCCTGGCGATCCCTCGATGTTACAAACCACAAGAGTTCAAAAGCAACAATATCCAATTACATTGTTTTTGTGGTGCCAGCACGTCTGGCTATGGAGCATCAGCTTACTTACGACTTACTGGCGACAAAGGTGAAGTTCATTGTTCCTTTGTCAGGGGAGTCGCTAGAGTAACTCCTAAGCAGCCACTGACTATTCCACGATTGGAATTCATCGCTGCAGTTGTGGCTGCTGAGCTTGCTAATTCAATTTTACAAGAACTGGACCATACAGTTGACAGCGTTATATATTGGTCAGATTCCATGTCAGTTATCCAGATGATCAATAATCGTTCTGAACGCTTCAAGACATTTGTGGCCAACAGAATAAACACAATTCATCTCTTGTCAAAACCACATCAATGGCACCATGTCGAATCTAAGCTGAATCCAGCCGACATTGCTTCTCGTGGTCTAATGCCAGATAAACTAAACAAGGCTGGTATTTGGTTCAAAGGCCCACAATTTATATGGGGAAGTGAAGATGCATGGACCGTGGTTAATGATGGGATCCATGAAGTCCCATGCGACCCACAACTTGCTTCGGAGATGAAAGTTCATTATACTGAACCTATGATCTCACAGATTCTTCTCCATTACATGAACTGTTATTGCGTTACTCATCATTCGAAAAGCTATGTAGAGCTGTTGCATGGCTACTACGTTTTCGTACATATGCAACTTGGAAATTCTCACATTCTGACAATTCACCAACTTTGGGATTTTTATCTGTGGAGGAATTAGATTGCGCCACCAAAGAAATTATGAAACTAGTACAACAATCATCCCTCTCAGAGGAgctcaaatattttgaagataatACAGATGCTGAGGAAGTACCGTTGAATCTACAGAACAAAAAGAAACTCAAAACACAATTTTCGAAAACACTTCTCAAATGCAACCCTTTTGTACAAGATGGAATCCTGCGAGTAGGTGGACGACTTCGAAACTCCGGTTTACCAGTTGATCAGAAGCATCCGATTATTCTTCCACCATACCATCATTTGACAAAACTGATTATTACCAAACATCATGAAATGACTGGACATTCTGGTACATTACACACACTTTCCTCTGTTCGTGGCAAATATTGGATTTTGAAGGGACAATCTGCTGTTGCCAAGGTTGTTCGTGACTGTGTTGCTTGCAACAGACGTTCTGCAAAAGTAGGAGAGCAGTGGATGGCAGATCTACCATTTTCTCGTGTTACTGCAGGTAACCCACCATTTTACTACACTGCAGTTGATCTGTTTGGCCCTGTAAGAATCAAATTGGGGCGAAGCGAACATAAACGATATGGCTGTATATTTTCATGCATGGCTACAAGAGCAATACATATTGAAGTTGTAGAATCCTTGGATACTTCAGCATTCCTGCAAGCTTTCTTCAGGTTTACATCTAGACGTGGGAAACCTGCTCATGTTTATTCAGACAATGGATCCAACTTGGTGGCTGGAAGCAAAGCTATTGCAGGTGGTATAAACAAATGGAATTCCAAACAGATCGACACATCTCTATCTCAAAAGGGTATACAATGGCATTTTTCGCCTCCTCTTTCTAGTCACCAAAATGGAGTGGTGGA
The genomic region above belongs to Styela clava chromosome 13, kaStyClav1.hap1.2, whole genome shotgun sequence and contains:
- the LOC144431232 gene encoding uncharacterized protein LOC144431232; its protein translation is MRNCFIILTQWKAEQMLDAQAYLKDIFRRRPPTLQADYVHDTSWKNHPIPSFTHLLEFVELRAHLSNNFYGRLMAENDNKPRAVQNFKPRFGKMSAYSTISSSTSQKRNSSPAYRPTHHNGRQQAHGASQKHPQTLCLCCKNDHPLYRCATFKQYDLQHRRDFIRENNLCFDCMRSGHIVKECPSQKRCQADGCTRKHHTLLHQNEMPTRPRSPVTGNIPTDTNSKVNSTNVSSYFANVVNFCDTDCFVRLMVVPVEVEVCDSNHKSLTYAFLDYGATRSLCSTKLARDLALNGEPERCTIRTATGPKLHDGMKVSFTIRGVHEPQTVDVHHALTFDSIPDVRDSIPNTEATQRYPHLRDLDFPLLDKPIDLLIGADVLGRYPITETRVGAAGSPTALHTILGWALTGPDVSIAETNAEVNYLNTIHPIDCNFTDFSSFNEPICHMCAHDFADVNANPCITQPSQDDRRALDFMNQTVTKVDGRFQIGLSWKSDTVSLPYNRNIAEKRLTYLERKFMGDPELFQKYRDKIEGYIQNGYAEVIPSHALTPTNKT
- the LOC120326643 gene encoding uncharacterized protein LOC120326643, coding for MLTGVLIRFRQELTAFVCDIKEMFHRIKVSPEDADAQRFLWWKDHNLDSVPIDFKMLSHNFGNTSSPSVATFALHKVATDNLSNADEMTVRTVMRNFYVDDGLKSVDDPSDAVRLIKQLTELLATGGFHLTKFMSNDINVLQSVPESDRAPAIKDLNLESNSLSRTLGVQWNMHTDEFVVYVNIEPKALTRRGILSMVSQIFDPLGFVQPFILPAKRILQDLCIEGYSWDDPITGLLKDRWENWIDKLHALNGLAIPRCYKPQEFKSNNIQLHCFCGASTSGYGASAYLRLTGDKGEVHCSFVRGVARVTPKQPLTIPRLEFIAAVVAAELANSILQELDHTVDSVIYWSDSMSVIQMINNRSERFKTFVANRINTIHLLSKPHQWHHVESKLNPADIASRGLMPDKLNKAGIWFKGPQFIWGSEDAWTVVNDGIHEVPCDPQLASEMKVHYTEPMISQILLHYMNCYCVTHHSKSYVELLHGYYVFVHMQLGNSHILTIHQLWDFYLWRN
- the LOC120326642 gene encoding uncharacterized protein LOC120326642, with protein sequence MKLVQQSSLSEELKYFEDNTDAEEVPLNLQNKKKLKTQFSKTLLKCNPFVQDGILRVGGRLRNSGLPVDQKHPIILPPYHHLTKLIITKHHEMTGHSGTLHTLSSVRGKYWILKGQSAVAKVVRDCVACNRRSAKVGEQWMADLPFSRVTAGNPPFYYTAVDLFGPVRIKLGRSEHKRYGCIFSCMATRAIHIEVVESLDTSAFLQAFFRFTSRRGKPAHVYSDNGSNLVAGSKAIAGGINKWNSKQIDTSLSQKGIQWHFSPPLSSHQNGVVERMVREVKRILRALLNGQSLNDYSLWSLLTGVEGILNDRPITPLSDDPKGLNALSPNSILINRLEPSLPPDVFFRTDEYRRGYRHVQRLLDLFWQRWTKEYLPQLQCRQKWLNVQRNFQIGDLVLMYDDNSPRGCWPKAIVEETYPDDQGVVRRLKVRTSNSTYVRDIRKLCLLEAV